A genomic stretch from Desulfobacterales bacterium includes:
- a CDS encoding beta-ketoacyl-[acyl-carrier-protein] synthase family protein, protein MMRHGACAKRAVVIGYDAVSPLGIDLADQWRSALAGESGIDCLTRFDLSDVFPVRVSGEVPNIDHLDYPFLTPREQARWISPLFKYALLTVARALHRSGLVITPRVAPRVAVTYSSAIGGLDAVLAADRNMIARGSLPLPCVNPNACINMVAGKVSILTGATGPLAPPVSACATGLTSVIVGAMLLAQNRADVVICGAVDFPLVEPIVAGFATMNGAYVPKEEDAQEAPHTVSRPFSIDRRGFVVSEGAGCIILAAEEFALVHGLDYRIGIAGWSMTSDAHHFVAPNLETVRRCMQESIDDAAIAAGDIDAVNAHAAATRIGDKVEFDALQSVFKRHLPPVTANKSLMGHAMGASSAIESIFTFEGMLAGVLPPTINYREDARMPIDCVAEGCRKVSQRFVLKNAFGFGGCNACVVFQRIR, encoded by the coding sequence ATGATGAGACACGGGGCATGCGCCAAAAGAGCGGTTGTGATCGGTTATGACGCGGTTTCTCCGCTGGGGATCGATCTTGCGGATCAGTGGCGGAGCGCCCTTGCGGGAGAAAGCGGCATTGATTGCCTGACGCGGTTTGATCTCAGTGATGTGTTTCCGGTCCGTGTGTCCGGAGAAGTCCCGAATATCGATCATCTTGATTATCCTTTTTTAACGCCGCGCGAGCAGGCGCGCTGGATTTCCCCGTTGTTTAAATACGCCCTGCTGACCGTCGCGCGGGCGCTTCACCGTAGCGGTCTCGTCATTACGCCGCGGGTGGCGCCGCGGGTGGCCGTCACTTACAGTTCGGCCATCGGCGGACTGGATGCGGTCCTTGCGGCCGATCGCAACATGATCGCGCGCGGCAGCCTGCCTCTGCCCTGTGTCAATCCCAATGCGTGCATCAACATGGTGGCCGGCAAGGTGTCTATTCTGACCGGCGCAACCGGCCCCCTCGCCCCTCCTGTAAGCGCTTGCGCCACCGGATTGACCTCGGTCATTGTGGGGGCCATGCTGCTGGCCCAGAACCGGGCTGATGTGGTGATCTGCGGGGCTGTTGACTTTCCCCTGGTCGAACCGATTGTGGCCGGCTTTGCTACCATGAACGGGGCGTATGTACCTAAAGAGGAAGATGCGCAAGAGGCGCCGCACACGGTCAGCCGTCCGTTTTCAATTGATCGGCGCGGGTTTGTGGTTTCAGAGGGCGCCGGCTGCATTATTCTGGCGGCCGAAGAATTTGCCCTTGTGCATGGCTTGGATTACCGGATCGGCATTGCCGGTTGGAGCATGACCTCGGATGCCCATCATTTTGTGGCCCCCAATTTGGAGACCGTGCGGCGGTGTATGCAGGAAAGCATTGATGATGCCGCGATTGCCGCGGGTGACATTGATGCCGTCAATGCTCACGCGGCCGCCACCCGTATTGGCGACAAGGTGGAATTTGATGCCCTGCAATCCGTTTTCAAGAGGCATCTGCCGCCGGTAACCGCGAATAAATCTCTGATGGGCCATGCCATGGGAGCCTCCAGCGCGATTGAGTCCATTTTTACCTTTGAGGGAATGCTCGCGGGCGTGCTGCCACCGACCATTAATTATCGCGAGGATGCGCGGATGCCGATCGATTGTGTGGCTGAGGGATGCCGCAAGGTGTCTCAGAGGTTTGTGTTGAAAAACGCCTTCGGGTTTGGTGGTTGCAATGCATGCGTGGTTTTTCAGAGGATTCGGTGA
- a CDS encoding radical SAM protein: MKTVSSLLDERWYERYKKISKLNIRSSIYDVTNRCNLRCKGCFFFSSDEHKAAAEQKDIGCWEDFIDREKARGVNLAILIGGEPTLCLDRVEAFYKRLPSFCATNGLIKVPRNRFPNMMIGISVWGDENDEKILRGQDAFSISSKHYAGDPYTYYLYTITPKQIGRTERVIRKIRNVGLKVHLQLLSNDEGVDGFSWQPHELVAIRAEMDAMLDAYPDTVISSKYYHEIITTGRMLGRSFGWMECPSVTAPLDRRNPQPKRLTNFIRWASDLKTMHRCCTSETRDCVTCKDGAAHMSWVMVHKRDHMRSTKDLQNWIEIYEMFAKLYQFLPW; the protein is encoded by the coding sequence ATGAAGACTGTCAGCTCGCTGTTGGATGAGCGCTGGTATGAGCGCTATAAAAAAATTTCCAAGTTGAATATTCGCAGTTCGATTTACGATGTGACCAATCGCTGCAACCTGCGCTGCAAGGGCTGTTTTTTTTTCTCTTCCGATGAGCACAAAGCCGCCGCCGAGCAAAAGGACATCGGCTGCTGGGAGGATTTTATAGACCGCGAAAAGGCGCGGGGCGTGAACCTGGCCATTCTCATCGGCGGGGAGCCCACCTTGTGCCTGGATCGCGTGGAGGCCTTTTATAAAAGACTGCCGAGCTTTTGCGCCACCAATGGGTTGATCAAGGTGCCCCGGAATCGGTTCCCGAATATGATGATCGGCATCTCGGTATGGGGGGACGAAAACGACGAAAAGATCCTGCGCGGCCAGGATGCCTTTTCCATTTCCAGCAAACACTATGCCGGCGACCCTTACACCTATTACCTTTACACCATCACACCGAAACAGATCGGCAGGACCGAGCGCGTCATTCGAAAAATCCGGAATGTCGGCCTAAAGGTTCACCTGCAGTTGCTGTCCAATGACGAGGGTGTGGACGGATTTTCCTGGCAGCCGCATGAGCTTGTGGCGATTCGCGCGGAAATGGATGCCATGCTCGATGCCTATCCCGACACCGTGATCTCATCAAAATACTACCATGAAATCATTACCACGGGCCGCATGCTGGGCAGGTCTTTCGGATGGATGGAATGTCCCTCGGTGACCGCCCCGCTGGACCGCCGGAATCCTCAGCCCAAGCGGTTGACCAATTTTATCCGCTGGGCATCGGACTTAAAGACCATGCACCGTTGCTGCACATCTGAAACCAGAGACTGCGTCACCTGCAAAGACGGTGCGGCCCACATGAGCTGGGTCATGGTCCATAAGCGCGATCACATGCGCTCGACAAAGGATTTGCAGAACTGGATCGAAATTTACGAAATGTTTGCCAAGCTTTACCAGTTCCTGCCATGGTAA
- a CDS encoding polyketide synthase dehydratase domain-containing protein, giving the protein MGNLSEIVSSCRKEIQVVVSPAWMDHRFMGGAVLPAVEAMHLLAVHAGQFCSGMNGATIRQARFDKFLEIAPAMRELGAYCDMAEHSDGTVAASLLTRMKTGSAGFTRTKVHARVVFPPKTGAVESLHLPMDSAVTLKDACFHVEPERIYAELVPFGPAYRNICQPLKITDKGVLAVIQAPDDPMTGRNNPLGSPFVLDAAFQAACVWGQRFTGVVAFPVGMDQRRVLIPTIAGEDYACRVIPVRIQKALLVFDLWILDADGQTREVALGVQMRDVSGGRVKPPQWVMADR; this is encoded by the coding sequence ATGGGAAATCTTTCCGAAATAGTTTCGAGCTGCCGAAAGGAAATTCAGGTGGTTGTGTCGCCTGCTTGGATGGATCATCGCTTTATGGGCGGCGCGGTGCTTCCGGCGGTGGAGGCCATGCATCTTTTGGCGGTTCACGCCGGGCAATTTTGCTCCGGTATGAACGGTGCGACCATTCGGCAGGCCCGCTTTGACAAGTTTTTGGAAATTGCCCCGGCAATGCGTGAGCTGGGCGCTTACTGTGATATGGCTGAGCATTCGGACGGCACCGTGGCGGCTTCCCTGCTGACCCGGATGAAAACCGGATCTGCCGGGTTTACCCGCACCAAAGTGCATGCCCGTGTTGTTTTTCCTCCAAAAACAGGTGCCGTTGAATCGCTTCATCTGCCTATGGATTCAGCCGTGACTCTGAAAGATGCTTGCTTTCATGTCGAGCCGGAGCGCATCTATGCGGAGCTGGTTCCTTTTGGCCCGGCTTACCGCAATATTTGTCAGCCGCTAAAAATTACGGATAAGGGCGTCCTGGCGGTTATTCAGGCGCCGGATGATCCCATGACAGGCAGGAACAACCCCTTGGGGTCTCCCTTTGTTCTGGACGCGGCGTTTCAAGCGGCCTGTGTCTGGGGGCAGCGGTTTACCGGCGTGGTGGCCTTTCCCGTTGGCATGGATCAGCGCCGGGTGCTTATCCCCACGATAGCCGGTGAAGACTACGCTTGCCGGGTCATTCCCGTGCGCATTCAAAAGGCGTTGCTCGTTTTCGACCTGTGGATTTTGGACGCCGATGGCCAAACCCGCGAGGTGGCGCTGGGGGTCCAAATGCGCGATGTGAGCGGGGGGCGAGTAAAGCCGCCGCAGTGGGTCATGGCAGATCGGTAG
- a CDS encoding radical SAM protein, with protein MGGEHAIHGIETGGNEPKQWKFAELISDPRVRDRWEKVRRYFFLRESTYDMTSRCNIRCDGCYYFEGDKQHADENRDPAAWRALMQGEKARGITFVVLAGAEPSLVPELCRACFEEMPLGAVATNGLKKIPEDIGYKIHISVWGNDETSARLRNARDMLKRQIENYHADPRAVFVYTFTPDNVDQAEGVTRLLALNGCRITFNMFSAPVGYTGALRHSKDSLRRTREVVIHLLNRYPRTVLYSYYNAVAHTHGHGLHELFGCSYPRRNVSMDMGLGRSFRQYRTDLTWERQAACCVPDTDCDDCRHYAAGSAVVTARLFRHACDPRTFQSWLDYVDTYLAVWVRDYKKGDNLCHVPVPPPGFELKEPALE; from the coding sequence GTGGGCGGTGAACATGCGATTCATGGGATCGAAACAGGGGGGAATGAACCAAAACAGTGGAAATTCGCTGAACTGATCAGCGACCCACGGGTTCGGGACCGCTGGGAGAAGGTGCGCCGTTACTTTTTCCTTCGTGAATCGACGTATGATATGACCTCCCGGTGCAATATTCGCTGCGATGGGTGTTATTATTTCGAAGGTGATAAACAGCATGCGGATGAAAATCGGGATCCTGCGGCATGGCGGGCCTTGATGCAGGGGGAAAAGGCGCGCGGCATCACCTTTGTGGTGCTGGCCGGCGCGGAACCGTCGCTGGTTCCGGAGCTGTGCCGGGCCTGCTTTGAGGAAATGCCGCTGGGGGCGGTTGCCACCAACGGGCTTAAGAAAATACCCGAGGATATCGGGTATAAGATTCATATTTCCGTATGGGGCAATGATGAGACCAGTGCCAGGCTTCGAAACGCCAGGGACATGCTCAAACGGCAAATTGAAAATTATCATGCCGACCCCCGGGCGGTCTTTGTTTACACCTTTACCCCGGATAATGTGGATCAAGCCGAAGGGGTGACTCGCCTGCTTGCACTGAACGGTTGCCGCATCACCTTTAACATGTTTTCGGCACCGGTTGGCTACACCGGTGCTTTACGCCATTCGAAGGATTCGCTGCGCCGAACCCGTGAGGTCGTGATTCATCTGCTGAATCGCTATCCGCGGACCGTGCTCTATTCTTATTATAATGCTGTGGCCCACACGCACGGCCATGGGCTTCACGAGTTGTTCGGCTGCTCGTACCCTCGCCGAAATGTGTCCATGGATATGGGGTTGGGGCGTTCTTTCCGCCAGTACCGGACCGATCTCACCTGGGAGCGGCAGGCTGCCTGTTGCGTGCCCGATACCGATTGCGACGACTGCCGCCACTATGCTGCCGGCAGTGCGGTGGTGACTGCGCGATTGTTTCGCCATGCGTGCGACCCGCGGACGTTTCAATCCTGGCTGGATTATGTGGACACCTATTTGGCGGTATGGGTTCGTGACTATAAAAAGGGTGACAATCTGTGCCATGTCCCGGTGCCCCCGCCCGGGTTTGAATTGAAGGAACCGGCTTTGGAGTAA
- a CDS encoding MMPL family transporter, producing the protein MNNSRTHYPLLLLVLIGAAVLFAIGWQRVTIDTDIVNSLPRKDPVIADAVHIFRHHPLQDQLTIDIGMDGNDPDVLTAIGRMVAQELTQSGLFKTVGMADIQRHLPQLAGYIVHNLPVLFTQLELETRILPGLKPEQVAHALREMRAGLLQMSGIGQAAYLARDPLGLKNLVLSKLIHMAPTQTARIYQGQLISGDGRHLLMTATPAGSSTDTAMACRLSENLAQISDRVRQAFEPRGVQVTLTPVGAYRAALDNEMIVRADVQHAVWFATAGVAMLLLFAFPRPILGLLSLLPAVAGILTAFFIMTLMYPSISIMVLGFGGAIISITVDHGIVYLLFLDRPHTSYGKEASREVQACGLLATLTTVGAFAALSFSGFSIFQQLGQFAALGISLSFLFVHTVFPRIFPVLGPARQRRLPLHEAADRLFSFGPKGAWAALVFCIVMAFFAKPEFNANLSAMNTVSRETQQAEQKLVSVWGDIFGKVFLMTEADSIGELQKKGDQLLSLLTEDADAELPDRAFLPAMIFPGFDRRAANLAAWKSFWTERRIADLKAALQAGSRNLGFKPDAFAAFYDLLADPENAIRPAAGIPAEYFGLMGISRDADNGKWRQFTSLALPGDYGGDRFYERYHSAARIFDPSLFSRQLGSLFFHTFSKLLVIIAPVVVVLLLVFFLDVSLTLIALAPVVFAMTATLGSMHLMGRPLDIPALMLTIVVLGMGIDYSLYLVCSYQHYGTISHPSFALIRAAIFMAAASTMIGFGVMVTAHHSLLQSIGVVSFLGIGYSVVGAFLILPPLLKWYFEDRRPVAAVPGDRRERVLLRYRGMTPYARMFARFKLRLDPMFTELPELTEFKDPPQTLVDIGSGFGVPACWLLETFPQANIYGIEPAADRVQVAKRAVNGRGEVICGRAPDLPPAPFPVDGAFMLDMMHFLPDVQLRATLTGLNGLMVSGGRLLIRSVMVPTRRMAFGWWMEHLKQKLNGVPTFYRSGDDIRAILTQCGFSVQCVRPSGYDGELIWFKSTKADGELLPPHAVASYAILD; encoded by the coding sequence ATGAATAACTCCCGCACCCATTATCCGTTGTTGCTGCTGGTCCTGATTGGCGCCGCCGTGCTGTTTGCCATTGGCTGGCAGCGCGTCACCATTGATACAGATATCGTAAACTCGTTGCCCCGTAAAGACCCGGTCATCGCTGATGCCGTTCATATCTTTCGCCATCATCCACTTCAGGATCAGTTGACCATCGACATCGGGATGGATGGGAATGATCCCGACGTATTGACGGCTATCGGGCGCATGGTGGCGCAGGAGTTGACGCAAAGCGGCCTGTTTAAAACCGTGGGCATGGCGGATATTCAGCGGCACCTGCCGCAACTGGCGGGGTATATCGTTCACAACCTTCCGGTCTTATTTACGCAACTAGAACTTGAAACCCGAATCTTGCCCGGTTTGAAACCCGAGCAGGTGGCGCATGCGCTGCGGGAAATGCGGGCCGGGCTGCTGCAAATGAGCGGGATCGGGCAGGCGGCTTATCTCGCGCGGGACCCGTTGGGGTTAAAGAATCTGGTGCTCTCCAAGTTGATTCATATGGCCCCGACGCAAACTGCCCGAATCTATCAGGGCCAGTTGATTTCCGGCGATGGGCGTCATCTGTTAATGACCGCCACCCCGGCCGGTTCGAGTACGGATACCGCCATGGCGTGCCGGCTTTCCGAAAACCTGGCGCAGATATCCGATCGGGTCCGGCAAGCCTTTGAACCGCGGGGGGTGCAGGTGACGTTAACCCCCGTGGGCGCCTATCGGGCTGCCCTGGATAATGAAATGATCGTGCGCGCGGATGTGCAGCATGCCGTTTGGTTTGCCACGGCAGGGGTTGCCATGTTGCTGCTCTTTGCTTTTCCGAGACCGATCCTCGGCCTGTTGTCCTTGCTGCCGGCGGTCGCGGGAATTTTAACGGCTTTTTTCATCATGACGCTGATGTATCCTTCCATTTCCATTATGGTCCTGGGTTTTGGCGGCGCCATTATCTCCATAACCGTGGACCATGGCATTGTTTACCTGCTTTTTTTGGATCGCCCCCATACGTCCTATGGCAAAGAGGCTTCCCGGGAGGTGCAGGCCTGCGGCCTGCTGGCCACCCTGACCACCGTGGGCGCTTTTGCCGCGCTATCCTTCAGTGGGTTTTCGATTTTTCAGCAACTGGGGCAGTTTGCGGCGTTGGGGATCAGCCTTTCATTCCTGTTTGTTCATACGGTGTTTCCCCGTATTTTTCCGGTGCTGGGCCCTGCGCGGCAGCGCCGGCTGCCGCTGCACGAGGCGGCCGACCGTCTGTTTTCATTCGGCCCCAAGGGTGCCTGGGCGGCGCTGGTCTTTTGTATCGTGATGGCTTTTTTTGCCAAGCCCGAATTCAATGCCAACTTGAGCGCCATGAATACCGTCAGCCGGGAGACGCAGCAGGCCGAACAGAAACTGGTGTCGGTATGGGGGGATATTTTCGGCAAGGTTTTTTTAATGACCGAGGCCGATTCGATCGGCGAGCTGCAAAAAAAGGGGGATCAGCTTTTAAGTCTGCTGACGGAGGATGCCGATGCCGAGCTGCCGGACCGTGCCTTTTTGCCCGCCATGATTTTTCCGGGTTTCGACCGCAGGGCCGCCAATCTGGCTGCATGGAAAAGCTTTTGGACCGAGCGGCGGATTGCCGATTTAAAGGCGGCATTACAGGCAGGCAGCCGGAATTTAGGGTTTAAGCCCGATGCCTTTGCCGCCTTTTACGATCTGCTGGCCGATCCTGAAAACGCTATACGGCCCGCTGCCGGCATTCCCGCCGAGTACTTTGGCCTGATGGGCATTTCGCGCGATGCCGATAATGGCAAATGGCGACAGTTTACCAGTCTGGCCCTGCCTGGCGATTATGGCGGGGATCGCTTCTATGAGCGCTACCACTCGGCTGCTCGGATTTTTGATCCATCTCTCTTTTCAAGGCAGTTGGGCAGCCTGTTTTTCCATACCTTCAGCAAGCTCCTGGTGATCATCGCGCCGGTGGTGGTCGTGTTGCTGCTTGTCTTTTTTCTGGATGTGAGCCTGACCCTCATCGCGCTTGCGCCGGTTGTCTTTGCCATGACGGCCACACTGGGGTCGATGCATCTCATGGGCCGTCCGCTGGATATTCCCGCCTTGATGCTGACCATTGTCGTGCTGGGCATGGGGATAGATTATTCCCTATACCTGGTGTGCTCCTATCAGCATTACGGAACCATTTCGCATCCCTCTTTTGCGTTGATCCGCGCAGCCATTTTCATGGCCGCGGCATCCACGATGATCGGCTTTGGCGTGATGGTGACCGCACATCATTCTCTGTTGCAAAGTATCGGGGTGGTATCCTTCCTGGGCATCGGGTATTCGGTGGTCGGCGCCTTTCTGATTCTGCCGCCGCTGCTCAAGTGGTATTTTGAGGACAGGAGACCGGTTGCAGCTGTCCCGGGGGATCGCCGGGAACGTGTTCTTTTGCGTTACCGCGGTATGACGCCTTATGCCCGCATGTTTGCCCGGTTTAAACTGCGGTTGGACCCCATGTTTACCGAACTGCCTGAACTGACGGAATTTAAAGACCCCCCGCAAACACTGGTAGATATCGGCAGCGGTTTTGGCGTACCGGCCTGCTGGTTGCTGGAAACATTTCCGCAAGCCAACATTTACGGCATCGAACCCGCTGCGGACCGGGTTCAAGTGGCCAAACGGGCGGTCAACGGTCGCGGGGAGGTAATTTGCGGACGGGCGCCGGATCTGCCGCCCGCCCCTTTCCCCGTGGATGGGGCGTTTATGCTGGATATGATGCATTTTTTGCCCGACGTGCAACTGCGCGCCACCCTGACCGGTCTGAACGGCCTGATGGTTTCCGGTGGCCGGTTATTGATTCGCTCGGTGATGGTGCCGACCCGTCGCATGGCCTTTGGATGGTGGATGGAACACCTGAAGCAGAAACTTAATGGCGTTCCGACGTTCTACCGCTCCGGCGATGACATCCGCGCGATCCTTACTCAGTGCGGGTTTAGCGTGCAATGCGTGCGGCCCTCAGGGTATGACGGCGAGT
- a CDS encoding beta-ketoacyl-[acyl-carrier-protein] synthase family protein, producing the protein MKAPQNRRVFVVGYDTATPLGNTFEATWERAVRGEAGFRRITRCPVTTRSNVVGEIPDWQPHAFDYIDRKDAYNWNADFVFLTMTLCKRALGRAGLEMNAQTGPRTACLVGSALNGSDALRIAVENYTTQGPTKVSPYLLPNLCANLPAGKAGMMLGFTGPIFSPQGACASGNHAIAIGARMIRDGDCDFVIAGGVDTCLIPEIIQGFANMWATIKIDPDDRAFSDPARASRPFSIDRRGFVLSEGGGVVILAAEESAAYWGLTPKAEVLGIGWTSDAHHFTLPSGQTIVRAMGQAIDDAGLTPQDIQYISAHGTSTIKGDKIEIECLRAVFGGQLAYIPVSSNKSQIGHTLAAAAAIEAALGIEAMQQGLVLPTINHIPDPEFSDIDVVPDRARRHRYEFFLSNAFGFGGTNCCIVFKGV; encoded by the coding sequence ATGAAGGCACCGCAGAACAGAAGAGTATTTGTGGTTGGGTATGATACGGCCACCCCTTTGGGCAACACGTTTGAAGCCACCTGGGAACGAGCGGTCCGTGGGGAGGCCGGTTTTCGCAGGATTACGCGCTGCCCGGTCACAACGCGCAGCAATGTGGTGGGAGAGATACCGGACTGGCAACCGCACGCCTTTGACTATATTGATCGCAAAGACGCTTATAACTGGAACGCCGACTTTGTGTTTCTGACCATGACGTTGTGCAAGCGCGCGCTGGGAAGAGCCGGGCTTGAAATGAACGCGCAGACCGGCCCACGCACGGCCTGCCTGGTGGGCTCGGCGCTAAACGGCAGCGATGCGCTGCGGATTGCCGTCGAAAACTATACGACTCAGGGGCCGACCAAGGTCAGTCCGTATTTATTGCCCAACTTGTGCGCCAATCTTCCGGCCGGCAAGGCCGGCATGATGCTGGGATTTACCGGCCCGATTTTTTCGCCGCAGGGTGCCTGTGCTTCCGGCAACCACGCCATCGCGATCGGCGCCCGCATGATTCGAGACGGAGACTGCGATTTTGTGATTGCAGGCGGCGTTGATACCTGCCTGATTCCGGAGATTATTCAGGGGTTTGCCAATATGTGGGCCACCATTAAGATCGATCCTGATGACCGGGCGTTTAGCGACCCCGCCCGGGCATCGCGCCCGTTCAGCATCGACCGCCGCGGGTTCGTGCTGTCCGAGGGCGGGGGGGTGGTGATCCTTGCGGCCGAAGAAAGCGCGGCCTACTGGGGCTTAACACCCAAAGCCGAGGTGCTGGGGATTGGCTGGACCTCGGATGCCCATCACTTTACCCTGCCCAGCGGACAGACCATCGTACGGGCCATGGGACAGGCCATTGACGATGCCGGCCTGACACCACAGGACATTCAGTATATCAGCGCGCACGGGACCTCCACCATCAAAGGGGATAAAATCGAAATCGAATGCTTAAGGGCGGTTTTCGGCGGGCAGCTCGCTTATATTCCGGTGTCGTCCAACAAATCTCAGATCGGGCACACACTGGCCGCCGCCGCCGCTATCGAGGCGGCCCTGGGGATTGAGGCCATGCAGCAGGGGCTTGTGCTTCCGACGATCAACCATATTCCGGACCCGGAATTTAGCGATATTGATGTGGTTCCCGACCGGGCTCGCCGGCATCGGTATGAATTTTTTCTCTCCAATGCCTTTGGTTTCGGCGGAACCAACTGTTGTATTGTGTTCAAAGGAGTATAA
- a CDS encoding glycosyltransferase → MNQIDHSSAWDFFDRIYCISLRERIDRRRQALEQFQRVGLASRVEFVMVERHPLDCEQGIYESHQQCIRRGLATDADTILIFEDDVMFERFNAERLIRCAAFLQARSDWKAFFLGCLSQKSRKTEAESVAEISYRCLAHAYALNRPFAETVARKPWCKVPFDGMIESFAGGFYAMYPACAFQSDAPSDNFNHRLLDGFRRCMGGLKRIQKVNEWRLANRNLLVALHLAALLALAVWAWRAWS, encoded by the coding sequence ATGAACCAAATCGATCACAGCAGCGCGTGGGATTTTTTTGACCGCATCTACTGCATTTCCCTGCGGGAACGCATCGATCGCCGGCGTCAGGCCCTTGAGCAGTTTCAACGGGTCGGGCTGGCTTCCCGGGTGGAATTCGTGATGGTTGAGCGGCATCCGCTGGACTGTGAGCAGGGTATCTATGAGTCCCACCAGCAGTGCATTCGCCGGGGGCTTGCGACCGATGCCGATACGATCCTGATTTTCGAAGATGATGTGATGTTCGAACGCTTTAATGCCGAGCGACTCATTCGTTGTGCGGCCTTTTTACAGGCTCGCTCCGATTGGAAGGCCTTTTTTCTCGGTTGCCTGTCACAAAAAAGCCGCAAAACGGAGGCCGAATCAGTTGCAGAAATTTCTTACCGCTGTTTGGCACACGCCTACGCCTTGAACCGGCCCTTTGCCGAAACCGTGGCCCGAAAACCTTGGTGCAAAGTTCCTTTTGATGGTATGATAGAAAGCTTTGCGGGTGGATTCTATGCCATGTATCCCGCCTGTGCTTTTCAAAGCGATGCCCCGTCGGATAATTTCAATCATCGCCTTTTGGACGGATTCAGGCGGTGCATGGGCGGGTTAAAACGAATTCAGAAGGTCAATGAATGGCGGCTTGCCAACCGGAATTTGCTCGTCGCCCTGCACCTTGCCGCGTTGTTGGCGCTGGCGGTATGGGCATGGCGCGCTTGGAGTTGA
- a CDS encoding acyl-CoA thioesterase, translated as MRPRPFVPESLKGDAPYVRDNTSGLVWHCCRLRAPYADVDRLQVVYHANYLRYFEFGRASLMRDTAYSYRDIEASGYNYPIIAAGVDYFHPLQYDDVMCIHTRPAEMERVKLRFDYIITHEQSGDIACIGYTRHCAVNASGIPVGIDAKTVHLWEIFPK; from the coding sequence GTGCGGCCCAGGCCCTTTGTTCCCGAATCCTTGAAGGGTGATGCCCCCTATGTGCGCGACAACACCAGCGGCCTGGTCTGGCATTGCTGCCGGTTGCGTGCGCCATATGCGGATGTTGACCGCTTGCAGGTGGTCTACCATGCCAATTATCTGCGCTATTTCGAATTCGGCCGGGCATCGCTGATGCGGGATACGGCTTATTCCTATCGCGACATCGAGGCGAGCGGCTATAATTACCCGATTATTGCCGCCGGGGTGGATTATTTCCATCCCCTGCAGTATGACGATGTCATGTGTATTCATACGCGCCCTGCTGAAATGGAACGCGTCAAACTGCGCTTTGATTATATTATTACCCACGAGCAAAGCGGCGACATCGCCTGCATCGGGTATACCCGGCATTGCGCGGTCAACGCTTCGGGAATCCCCGTGGGTATCGATGCCAAAACGGTGCATCTATGGGAAATCTTTCCGAAATAG
- a CDS encoding phosphopantetheine-binding protein, with the protein MGVGADSESIILRVAEIMINELKLEDVTAESFDPDIELVDEVGLDSMDLATVALVLRDEYSVRIDEDDYPKLTTIRLISEYLRHKLSVRA; encoded by the coding sequence ATGGGAGTGGGAGCGGATTCGGAAAGCATCATTCTTCGCGTGGCGGAAATCATGATCAACGAACTTAAATTGGAGGATGTCACCGCTGAAAGCTTTGACCCGGATATCGAGCTGGTGGATGAGGTCGGCCTGGATAGCATGGACCTTGCGACCGTCGCTCTGGTGTTGCGCGATGAATATTCGGTGCGTATCGATGAGGATGATTATCCGAAACTGACCACGATTCGTTTGATTTCGGAATACTTGCGCCATAAGCTCAGCGTGAGGGCGTAA
- a CDS encoding MaoC/PaaZ C-terminal domain-containing protein, with protein sequence MWYEVTIQNPSPESDLCADVHVPVASPWFQGHFPGNPVLPGIAQLGLVFDVIRQALKADLRVTQVSRVRFKQMVLPDDRLTVRVLPKVGRSGQYAFRILKQEELVCIGDITVEPFNRITD encoded by the coding sequence ATGTGGTACGAGGTCACCATTCAAAACCCTTCCCCGGAAAGCGATCTGTGCGCCGATGTGCATGTGCCGGTTGCGTCACCCTGGTTTCAGGGACACTTTCCCGGCAATCCCGTCTTGCCCGGAATCGCCCAGCTCGGATTGGTTTTTGATGTCATCAGGCAGGCACTGAAGGCGGATCTTCGGGTCACGCAGGTGAGCCGTGTGCGATTCAAGCAGATGGTCCTGCCGGATGACCGGCTGACCGTGCGGGTTTTACCCAAAGTCGGCCGCAGCGGGCAATATGCTTTTCGCATTCTTAAACAAGAGGAGCTGGTCTGCATCGGGGATATCACGGTGGAACCGTTCAATCGCATAACGGATTAA